The Herbiconiux sp. SALV-R1 nucleotide sequence GCTGCTCGGCGAGGCGGTCGCCACCCAGCTGCTCGACGACGGTGCGGCGGAGTTCGCCCCGGTCGGAGGTGAGCGATGACCGCGTGGTCGCAGCGCCCGCTCGGCGGGTGGCGCATCCTGGTTCCCCGCGGTGGCCCGTGGGGTCACGGCGTGGCAGCCGACCTGCGTGCCGTCGGCGCCCAGCCGATCGTCGCGCCGATGATCAACTTCGCCCCCACCGAAGACGCCGAGACGCTCGACCGGGCGCTCGAGGCGCTCGCCCGGGGTGCCTTCGACTGGCTCACCATGACCAGCGCGACCACGGTCGACGTGCTCGCCGCGCACCAGGCGGTCGTGCCCCCCGAGACGCACATCGCGGCGGTCGGCGAGACCACGGCCGCCGCCCTCACCGCAGCCGGGTACAAGGTCGATCTCGTGCCGCCGGAGGACAACTCGGCCAAGGGCCTGCTGCGTGAGCTCAAGCGCTTCGAGCAGTTCGGGCCCGAGCTGCGGGTGCTCACCCTGCGCAGCGACATCGCGAAGCCGGTGCTCACCGAGGGCCTCATCAAGCGCGGCCACACGGTGGAGTCGGTGGTGGCGTACCGCACCATCGGCGTGGAGGTCGACCCGCAGATCAGGGCCGACCTCGCCGCGGGCGCGATCGACGCGGTCTTCGTGACCTCGGGCTCGGTCGCCGAGCAGGTGCAGAAGCAGCTGGGGCCGGTGCCCGAGTCGACGCTCGTGGCGGCGATCGGCCCGCGCACGGCCGAAGACGCCAGGGCCTATGGTTTGCGCGTCGACGTCATCGCCAAGGGGCGTTCGGCCGAGTCGCTCATCAACGCGGTGATCGAGGTCGCGAACTCCCGTCGGGGCTGACGCCGCGCATCCGTCACCTCGGCCAGACCGGCCGGAACTGCACGCTGATGCGGGGGCCGACCGCCGTCTTGGTCTTGAGGACCGCGTGCTCGTAGGTGCGCTGGCAGCTGCCGCCCATGACGATGAGGTCGCCGTGGCCGACGGGGAACCGCAGGGTCTCGCCGCCTCCCTTCGGCCGCACCGAGAGGGTGCGCGCCGCGCCCACCGACAGGATGGCGACCATGGTGTCGCTGTCGATGGCGCGGCCGACGCGGTCGCCGTGCCAGGCGACGCTGTCGTCACCGGTGCGGTAGAAGCACAGCCCCGCGGTCTGGAAGACCTGGCCGGGCGGCCTGCCGTAGTGGTCGTTCAGGGCGTCTTGGGCGCGGGTGAGGAGCAGCTCGGGGTAGACGTCTCCGGCGCCGAAGTGGGAGACCAGGCGCGGCACCTCGACGACCTTGTCGTACATCTCGCGGCGGTCGGCGCGCCAGGGCACGTCGAGGGCGAGGCGTTCGAACAGCGCGTCGGAGTTCGACACCCAGCCGGGGCGGAGGTCGACCCACGCGCCCGCCTCGAGCGGCGTGCGCACCACATCGTCGCCGAGCGGCTCAAGGCCGGGCTCGGCGTCGAGGTCGTCGAAGAGGGAGGTCTGGAAGTCGAGGTTCATGCCACCAGCGTACCGACTTTCGAATGAATGTTCGAGTGATCCGGCGCTTTCCGAGGCAGCCCGATCTAAGCTGGAGGCCATGACCTCAGGCTCCTTCCCCGCGGTGCGGCCCCGGCGGCTGCGCTCCACGCCGGCGATGCGGAGGCTCGTCGCCGAGACCCGTCTCGACCCGGCTCAGCTCGTGCTCCCGCTGTTCGTGCGCGACGACATCGTCGAGCCGGCACCGCTGCAGTCGATGCCCGGAGTGGTGCAGCACACCTTCGACTCCCTGCGCGCCGCCGTCGTCGAGGCCGCGGAGGCGGGCCTCGGGGGGGTCATGCTGTTCGGCGTGCCCGCCGACTCGGCCAAAGACGCATCGGGCAGCGCGGCCACCGACCCCGACGGAGTGCTGAACGCCGCCACGCGGGTCGTCGCCGCCGAGGTGGGCGACGCGCTCGTCGTGCAGACCGACCTGTGCCTCGACGAGTTCACCGACCACGGGCACTGCGGCGTGCTGGCCGCCGACGGCTCGGTCGACAACGACGCCACGCTCGTGCGCTACCGCGACATGGCGGTCGAGCAGGCCCGCGCCGGCTCGCAGCTGCTCGGCCTCTCGGGAATGATGGACGGCCAGATCGCCGCCGTGCGCGCCGCACTCGACGCCGACGGCTTCGAGCAGGTCGCGGTGCTCGCCTACGCCGCGAAGTACGCCTCCGCCTTCTACGGCCCGTTCCGCGAGGCGGTCGGCTCGACACTGCGCGGCGACCGCAAGACCTACCAGCTCGACCCGGCGAACCGGCGCGAGGGTCTCCGCGAGGCGGTCATCGACGTCGAGGAGGGCGCCGACATCGTCATGGTCAAGCC carries:
- a CDS encoding alpha-ketoglutarate-dependent dioxygenase AlkB; protein product: MNLDFQTSLFDDLDAEPGLEPLGDDVVRTPLEAGAWVDLRPGWVSNSDALFERLALDVPWRADRREMYDKVVEVPRLVSHFGAGDVYPELLLTRAQDALNDHYGRPPGQVFQTAGLCFYRTGDDSVAWHGDRVGRAIDSDTMVAILSVGAARTLSVRPKGGGETLRFPVGHGDLIVMGGSCQRTYEHAVLKTKTAVGPRISVQFRPVWPR
- a CDS encoding uroporphyrinogen-III synthase, with protein sequence MTAWSQRPLGGWRILVPRGGPWGHGVAADLRAVGAQPIVAPMINFAPTEDAETLDRALEALARGAFDWLTMTSATTVDVLAAHQAVVPPETHIAAVGETTAAALTAAGYKVDLVPPEDNSAKGLLRELKRFEQFGPELRVLTLRSDIAKPVLTEGLIKRGHTVESVVAYRTIGVEVDPQIRADLAAGAIDAVFVTSGSVAEQVQKQLGPVPESTLVAAIGPRTAEDARAYGLRVDVIAKGRSAESLINAVIEVANSRRG
- the hemB gene encoding porphobilinogen synthase — protein: MTSGSFPAVRPRRLRSTPAMRRLVAETRLDPAQLVLPLFVRDDIVEPAPLQSMPGVVQHTFDSLRAAVVEAAEAGLGGVMLFGVPADSAKDASGSAATDPDGVLNAATRVVAAEVGDALVVQTDLCLDEFTDHGHCGVLAADGSVDNDATLVRYRDMAVEQARAGSQLLGLSGMMDGQIAAVRAALDADGFEQVAVLAYAAKYASAFYGPFREAVGSTLRGDRKTYQLDPANRREGLREAVIDVEEGADIVMVKPALSYLDLVADVSAAVPVPVWAYQVSGEYAMIEAASAQGWIDRDRAILESLTSIRRAGAEAVLTYWAVEVARTLRGL